The following are encoded together in the Cynocephalus volans isolate mCynVol1 chromosome 4, mCynVol1.pri, whole genome shotgun sequence genome:
- the ZNF672 gene encoding zinc finger protein 672, translating to MFEASQAVAVGRPYACSECGKSFRYSSVLLRHEHAHGNGTRFRCLECGERCAGAADLRAHRRAHAGQTLYICSECGQSFLHISLLDLHLSAHRRRNRARPCRLCGHRFPHLPALLLHQRRQHPPERPRRCPLCARNFRQSALRFHQARAHPSGTTTVPADPPHQCAQCPRSFRSHAGLRSHARVHVARSSGDPTPRRPCAADTHQCSVCGKSFGKSSTLTRHLQAHSGEKPFKCPECGKGFLESATLVRHQRTHTGEKPYACGDCGRCFSESSTLLRHRRSHQGERPHSCTTCGKGFGQRSDLVVHQRIHTGERPFPCPDCGRRFSDRSDLTKHRRTHTGEKPYHCELCGKRFTCVSNLNVHRRNHAGHKPHKCPECGKAFSVASKLALHRKTHLGERPVECAECGKCFSHSRSLSQHQRAHRRARTTAASTTVTEAVASATLVFAGLTGQEKPGLFVSQFRETC from the coding sequence ATGTTCGAGGCATCGCAGGCGGTGGCAGTGGGAAGGCCTTATGCGTGCAGCGAATGTGGCAAGAGCTTCCGCTACAGCTCGGTGCTGCTGCGGCATGAGCATGCCCATGGCAATGGCACCCGCTTCCGCTGCCTAGAGTGCGGTGAGCGTTGTGCTGGGGCTGCAGACCTCCGAGCGCACAGGCGCGCCCACGCCGGCCAAACCCTCTACATCTGCAGTGAGTGCGGCCAGAGCTTCCTCCACATCAGCCTCCTCGACCTGCACCTGAGTGCACACAGACGGCGCAACCGCGCCCGCCCCTGCCGCCTCTGCGGCCACCGCTTCCCACACCTTCCAGCGCTGCTCCTGCATCAGCGCCGCCAGCACCCGCCCGAGCGGCCCCGCCGCTGCCCACTGTGCGCCCGCAATTTCCGACAGAGCGCGCTGCGTTTCCACCAGGCGCGGGCACACCCGTCGGGGACAACCACTGTCCCCGCTGACCCACCCCACCAATGCGCTCAGTGCCCAAGGTCCTTCCGCAGCCACGCGGGACTACGGAGTCACGCGCGTGTCCACGTGGCCAGGAGCTCCGGTGACCCCACGCCCCGGCGACCCTGCGCCGCGGACACACACCAGTGTAGTGTGTGTGGGAAGAGCTTCGGCAAGAGCTCTACACTGACGCGACACCTGCAGGCGCACTCGGGCGAGAAGCCCTTTAAGTGTCCCGAGTGCGGCAAGGGCTTTTTGGAGAGCGCCACACTAGTACGTCACCAGCGCACGCACACGGGCGAAAAGCCATACGCATGTGGTGACTGCGGGCGCTGCTTCAGCGAGAGTTCCACGCTGCTGCGCCACAGGCGAAGCCACCAAGGTGAACGGCCACACTCGTGTACCACTTGTGGCAAGGGCTTTGGGCAGCGATCGGATCTCGTGGTGCACCAGCGAATCCATACAGGCGAGAGACCCTTCCCGTGCCCTGACTGTGGCCGCCGCTTCAGCGACCGCTCGGACCTCACCAAGCATAGGCGCACACACACGGGCGAGAAGCCCTACCACTGTGAGCTCTGCGGCAAGCGGTTCACGTGCGTGTCCAACCTCAACGTGCATCGGCGTAACCACGCTGGCCACAAGCCACACAAGTGCCCTGAATGTGGTAAGGCCTTCAGCGTTGCCTCCAAGCTTGCGCTGCACCGAAAAACGCACCTGGGCGAGCGGCCAGTGGAGTGCGCCGAGTGCGGCAAGTGTTTCAGCCATAGCCGCTCACTGTCGCAGCACCAGCGGGCCCACAGGCGCGCCCGCACCACTGCCGCTTCCACTACCGTCACGGAGGCTGTAGCAAGTGCTACCCTTGTCTTTGCGGGGCTGACCGGACAGGAAAAACCGGGGCTCTTTGTGTCTCAGTTCAGGGAGACTTGCTGA
- the ZNF692 gene encoding zinc finger protein 692 isoform X2 yields the protein MEQWCLLKERLGFSLHSQLAKFLLDRYTSSGCVLCAGPEPLPPKGLQYLVLLSHAHSRECSLVPGLRGPGGRDGGFVWECSAGHTFSWGPSLGPIPTEAPMPAPLPHTSRRSWCPEAMSGQESAGLESEHDERTQEARLPRGIGPPPETFPPPGEEEGEEEEEDDEDEEEVLSDASLWTYSSSPDDEPDAPRPPPNPITHTLKDEETPPVPAALPTSVAVPCSTASSMGSRAPLPVEVGVQPELSGTPQVAQQVETLASPGSQAQSGPFPALDEDTAQIGPKRIRKAAKRELMPCDYPGCGRIFSNRQYLNHHKKYQHIHQKSFSCPEPACGKSFNFKKHLKEHVKLHSDTRDYICEFCARSFRTSSNLVIHRRIHTGEKPLQCEICGFTCRQKASLNWHRRKHAEMVAALCFPCEFCGKRFEKPDSVAAHRSKSHPALLPALQESPGHSEPCPSISASELLGSSEESRPSLSSQDPSAMSSSPTFRFRGQTPGIEKE from the exons GTACACTTCTTCAGGCTGCGTCCTCTGTGCAG GTCCTGAGCCTTTGCCCCCCAAGGGTCTGCAATATCTGGTGCTCTTGTCTCATGCCCACAGTCGGGAGTGCAGCCTGGTGCCCGGGCTTCGGGGGCCTGGGGGCCGAGATGGGGGGTTTGTGTGGGAGTGCTCGGCGGGCCACACCTTCTCCTGGGGACCCTCTTTGGGACCTATACCTACAGAGGCGCCCATGCCAGCTCCCCTTCCACATACTTCCCGGAGAAGCTGGTGCCCGGAGGCCATGAGTGGGCAGGAATCTGCAG GTTTGGAATCTGAGCATGATGAGAGGACTCAAGAGGCCAGGTTGCCCAG GGGCATAGGACCCCCACCAGAGACTTTCCCACCcccaggagaggaagagggggaggaagaagaggaggacgATGAGGATGAAGAGGAGGTGCTCAGTGATGCCAGCCTGTGGACCTACAGCTCCTCCCCAGATGA TGAACCAGATGCCCCCAGACCACCCCCAAACCCTATCACTCACACACTTAAGGATGAGGAGACACCACCAGTCCCTGCAGCTCTTCCCACTTCTGTTGCTGTGCCATGCTCTACAGCATCCTCAATGGGTTCCAGAGCTCCTCTGCCTGTGGAAGTTGGGGTGCAGCCAGAGCTCAGTGGGACCCCTCAAGTGGCCCAGCAGGTTGAGACCCTGGCCAG CCCTGGGAGTCAGGCCCAGTCTGGTCCCTTTCCAGCCTTGGATGAGGACACTGCACAGATCGGCCCCAAGAGAATTAG GAAAGCTGCTAAAAGGGAGCTGATGCCTTGTGACTACCCCGGCTGTGGAAGGATCTTCTCCAACCGGCAGTATTTGAAT CACCACAAGAAGTACCAGCACATCCACCAGAAGTCCTTCTCCTGCCCAGAGCCAGCCTGTGGGAAGTCCTTCAACTTTAAGAAACACCTGAAGGAGCACGTGAAGCTGCACAGTG ACACCCGGGACTACATCTGTGAGTTCTGCGCCCGATCTTTCCGCACTAGCAGCAACCTCGTCATCCATAGGCGCatccacactggagagaaacccttgCA GTGTGAGATATGCGGGTTCACCTGCCGCCAGAAGGCCTCCCTGAACTGGCACCGGCGTAAGCACGCAGAGATGGTGGCTGCCTTGTGCTTCCCCTGTGAGTTCTGTGGCAAGCGCTTTGAGAAGCCAGACAGTGTTGCAGCTCATCGCAGCAAAAGTCATCCAGCCTTGCTCCCAGCTCTACAAGAGTCACCCGGCCACTCGGAGCCCTGTCCTAGCATTTCTGCCTCTGAGCTCCTAGGGTCCAGTGAGGAGTCCAGGCCTTCACTGTCTTCTCAGGATCCCTCAGCAATGAGCTCTTCTCCTACCTTCCGCTTCAGGGGCCAGACCCCAGGAATTGAAAAGGAATGA